In the Diachasmimorpha longicaudata isolate KC_UGA_2023 chromosome 1, iyDiaLong2, whole genome shotgun sequence genome, one interval contains:
- the LOC135166499 gene encoding tRNA N(3)-methylcytidine methyltransferase METTL6, with protein sequence MESTEESEVGHVAKRLTDQELQKMRAQDSRLVPEHRANLLEKDARKYWDLFYKRNTTSFFKDRHWTTREFQELLDIGTADGGSLVEVGCGVGNLIYPLLEDGLRFEKIYACDLSPRAINFVKGHKLYDPDRIKAFQADVTTDNCFSEITSRVDVATLIFVLSAIHPQKFQFVAKNLFGILKSGGTVLFRDYGLYDMAQLRFRPGNKIADNFYMRQDGTRSYYFSTSEVEEIFQASGFEMVTCMYVQRRTINLKENIDVPRIFVQATFKKP encoded by the exons ATGGAAAGTACGGAGGAGAGTGAGGTAGGCCACGTGGCCAAGCGTCTCACCGATCAAGAACTTCAGAAAATGAGGGCTCAAGACTCCAGACTAGTACCGGAGCATCGTGCAAATCTTCTCGAGAAAGATGCCAGAAAGTATTGGGATTTGTTCTACAAAAGAAATACCACGAGTTTCTTCAAAGATCGTCATTGGACAACTCGAGAATTCCAAGAATTATTGGACATTGGGACAGCGGATGGTGGGAGTCTCGTTGAGGTGGGCTGCGGTGTTGGAAACTTGATTTATCCTTTATTAGAAGATGGATtgagatttgaaaaaatttatgccTGCGATTTGTCGCCCAGGGCTATCAACTTTGTAAAG gGACACAAACTGTACGATCCAGACAGAATAAAAGCCTTCCAGGCAGATGTTACTACTGATAACTGTTTCTCTGAAATCACCAGCAGGGTTGATGTAGCCACactgatatttgttttatctGCAATCCATcctcaaaaattccaatt TGTTGCCAAGAATCTCTTTGGAATACTCAAGAGCGGAGGAACTGTTCTATTTCGAGACTATGGACTTTACGACATGGCTCAGTTAAGATTCAGGCCTGGGAATAAGATCGCGGACAATTTTTACATGAGACAAGATGGAACAAG AAGTTACTATTTTTCCACATCAGAAGTCGAAGAAATATTCCAAGCAAGTGGGTTTGAAATGGTGACTTGTATGTATGTTCAGAGACGAACAATCAATTTGAAAGAAAACATTGACGTCCCCAGAATTTTCGTCCAAGCTACTTTCAAGAAGCCATGA